A portion of the Halalkalicoccus subterraneus genome contains these proteins:
- a CDS encoding asparagine synthase-related protein, whose amino-acid sequence MVGLSGVVGTDAAEHDPETIPPTVAGGETDTAYRDANIAVHAAFHAGTTVDQPVETAGGSLLWVWGEVYSVTDDRRGRRTVDPNRTADVCAAEYAEHGTDFVSRLDGEFVGCIYDPTADTATFFIDRLGARPLYFAVGDDRFAFSTNVQTVPEPPDVGFGFDDAFLSEYLYARRVFGTKTPVSGIEQLPPATVLTYDLGTGAIDHHQYWEPRYRPVSKPFDYFVREFADRFERAVADRTADEGDHGLLLSGGSDSRAVLAAADAPLTTFHLGDGPNREAKIARRSAATAGASFDRLDRGPDYHARLLERAAPIMEFIGPFHTGHALGFAERIAGEVDTLLTGLYSDDLFGAWSVPQQEIDLPFGVTLYPPFVDRPTSGEEFVAAQLEAGPTRQPPYLTGPPYGDVLRANLRTRDGRVDFHGVAYESITQLAMNSSLFPITNGIGFDLYSALQIAPTRNPFLDRRLVDLHLSMPLRYRLRHDLVYAGIRSLSPALARIPHSSTRLPLSYPKAAHVVGTRVSNQFDKLDRPRSYRTGGPWQDKNEVIRQHDLVGDALDANEDTLDSLSCIDPQAAREMYRSHRSREMNVAEELYRLVTVLEMPLTKRLVGREQG is encoded by the coding sequence ATGGTCGGTCTCTCGGGGGTCGTCGGAACGGACGCGGCGGAACACGATCCCGAAACGATCCCGCCGACCGTGGCGGGCGGCGAAACCGACACGGCATATCGTGACGCGAATATCGCCGTCCATGCGGCGTTTCACGCCGGAACGACGGTAGACCAGCCGGTCGAGACCGCCGGCGGGAGCCTCCTTTGGGTCTGGGGCGAGGTCTACAGCGTCACGGACGACCGCCGGGGTCGACGGACGGTCGACCCGAACCGGACCGCCGACGTGTGCGCGGCGGAGTACGCGGAACACGGCACCGACTTCGTCTCGCGTCTCGACGGCGAGTTCGTCGGCTGTATCTACGACCCGACGGCCGATACGGCTACGTTTTTCATCGATCGCCTCGGCGCGAGGCCGCTGTATTTCGCCGTCGGCGACGATCGATTCGCGTTCTCGACGAACGTCCAGACGGTGCCGGAGCCCCCGGACGTCGGGTTCGGGTTCGACGACGCGTTCCTTTCGGAGTACCTCTACGCTCGGCGCGTCTTCGGCACGAAAACGCCGGTTTCGGGGATCGAACAGCTTCCCCCCGCGACGGTCCTGACGTACGACCTCGGGACGGGAGCGATCGACCACCACCAGTACTGGGAACCACGATACCGGCCCGTTTCCAAGCCGTTCGACTACTTCGTCCGGGAGTTCGCCGACCGTTTCGAGCGCGCTGTCGCGGATCGGACCGCCGACGAGGGCGACCACGGGCTGCTGTTGAGCGGTGGCAGCGACTCCCGGGCGGTCCTCGCCGCCGCGGACGCTCCGCTCACAACCTTCCATCTGGGTGACGGGCCCAACCGGGAGGCGAAGATCGCCCGACGGTCGGCGGCGACCGCGGGAGCGTCGTTCGACCGCCTCGATCGGGGACCCGACTACCACGCCAGACTTCTCGAGCGCGCCGCGCCGATCATGGAGTTCATCGGCCCGTTTCACACCGGTCACGCGCTCGGATTCGCCGAGCGGATCGCTGGGGAGGTCGATACCCTCCTGACCGGGCTCTACAGCGACGACCTCTTCGGCGCCTGGAGCGTCCCACAACAGGAGATCGACTTGCCCTTCGGCGTCACGCTGTACCCGCCGTTCGTCGACCGACCGACGAGCGGTGAGGAGTTCGTCGCCGCACAACTCGAAGCCGGGCCGACCCGACAGCCCCCGTACCTGACGGGGCCCCCATACGGGGACGTGCTACGGGCGAACCTCCGCACCCGGGACGGTCGCGTCGACTTCCACGGCGTCGCCTACGAGTCGATCACCCAGCTGGCGATGAACTCCTCGCTGTTCCCCATCACGAACGGCATCGGCTTCGACCTCTACAGCGCGCTGCAAATCGCCCCGACCCGCAACCCCTTCCTCGACCGGCGCCTGGTCGACCTCCACCTCTCGATGCCGCTGCGATACCGACTCCGCCACGACCTGGTGTACGCGGGCATCCGATCGCTCAGCCCGGCTCTGGCTCGCATACCCCACTCTTCGACGCGACTCCCTCTCTCCTATCCGAAAGCGGCACACGTCGTCGGGACACGGGTGTCGAACCAGTTTGACAAGCTCGACCGACCGCGGTCCTATCGAACCGGGGGTCCGTGGCAGGACAAAAACGAGGTGATCCGCCAGCACGACCTCGTCGGCGACGCGCTCGACGCGAACGAGGACACTCTCGACTCCCTGTCGTGTATCGACCCGCAGGCGGCCCGTGAGATGTACCGGAGCCACCGATCCCGTGAGATGAACGTCGCAGAGGAGCTCTACCGGCTGGTGACCGTCCTCGAGATGCCGCTCACGAAACGGCTCGTCGGACGGGAGCAGGGATGA
- a CDS encoding glycosyltransferase, whose translation MKTSVVVPVYNDPDGLSTTVESLLDQRATDYEVVVADNGSTDRTTAVARSFAESDRVRHVIEDDVQSSYAARNAGIEAATGDVIGFVDADMWVEDDYVSSITRAMAGRAYLGCDVDLVAGSGIVSRYRQASGFPIEKYVTEDHFAPTCCLVVRRRLLDEIGPFDARLVSNGDLEFGRRAHEAGFAVHYEPTITLHHPARSTLRDVIAQNVRIGRGREQIRRYHGDRFEVRGVFEPRNYLPVDPFRFRESLVERPERRSDLLLWYLLACLQKWARTAGYLRQRRADSPHSVGYHGSA comes from the coding sequence ATGAAGACGAGCGTCGTCGTTCCGGTTTACAACGACCCCGACGGGCTTTCGACCACCGTCGAATCGCTCCTCGATCAGCGGGCGACGGACTACGAAGTCGTCGTCGCGGACAACGGCTCGACCGACCGGACGACTGCGGTCGCCCGGTCGTTCGCTGAGTCCGACCGCGTTCGTCACGTCATCGAGGACGACGTGCAGAGTTCGTACGCCGCGCGCAACGCCGGTATCGAGGCCGCCACCGGTGACGTTATCGGTTTCGTCGACGCGGATATGTGGGTCGAAGACGACTACGTCTCGTCGATCACGCGGGCGATGGCGGGCCGGGCGTATCTGGGGTGTGACGTCGACCTCGTCGCCGGTAGCGGGATCGTCTCGCGCTATCGACAAGCCAGCGGTTTCCCGATCGAGAAATACGTCACGGAAGACCACTTCGCCCCGACGTGCTGTCTGGTCGTTCGCCGGCGTCTCCTCGATGAGATCGGCCCGTTCGACGCTCGGCTCGTCTCGAACGGGGACCTGGAGTTCGGTCGCCGAGCCCACGAGGCGGGGTTCGCGGTGCACTACGAGCCGACCATCACGCTACATCATCCGGCCCGCTCGACGCTCCGTGACGTCATCGCACAGAACGTCCGTATCGGCCGCGGCCGGGAGCAGATACGACGGTATCACGGCGATCGATTCGAGGTTCGGGGGGTGTTCGAGCCACGGAACTACCTCCCGGTCGACCCGTTTCGGTTCCGCGAATCGCTCGTCGAGCGACCCGAACGGCGATCCGATCTCCTCCTGTGGTATCTCCTCGCCTGTCTGCAGAAGTGGGCTCGGACCGCGGGCTACTTACGACAGCGCCGTGCGGACTCGCCTCACTCCGTCGGATACCACGGCAGTGCGTGA
- a CDS encoding ABC transporter permease, with amino-acid sequence MSAVEKLIQPFDREGENSHPIGLTLLSGAIAAAVLSPLVWIVMRVLQVDTEYARSILARPTTVEILLTSLGLVAAVTGASILLGVPLAFLTVRTDLPFRRFWTIAVALPLVIPSYLGAFTFVMAFGPSGEFADALAPLGIESIPSIYGFWGTTLVLTLYTYPYVFITTRASLLSFDQGLVEAARTLGTSRWEAFRRVTLPQLLPGVTSGALLVALYALSDFGTPSLMRLDVFTRVIYVEYNAFGRETAALLSLQLLAITAVILAIDSRIGDSTQGAYVGTSPNEKSDTMVPLGRWKAPALGFCSLVVCLSLVLPIGILLQWLVRTPEGATRIASGFRMGFAINSVKVSLAAALVCAVAAVPIAYLAARYRSGLAELFDRATYIGYAMPGIVLGLALVFFGVWYEATAGGVSETLLGSNIAPGLYQTLPLLIFAYVVRFLPQAVGATRSSVRRVDRSLTEAARTLGRSRSAAFRRITLPLIAPGVIGGSALVFLTTMKELPATLLLHPTGFETLVTYIWGLRESGDYGAVAVPALALIVVSALSMVVILSQED; translated from the coding sequence ATGTCCGCCGTCGAGAAACTGATCCAACCGTTCGATCGGGAGGGAGAGAACAGCCACCCGATCGGGTTGACGCTGCTGAGCGGCGCGATCGCCGCCGCGGTGCTCTCGCCGCTCGTCTGGATCGTCATGCGGGTCCTCCAGGTCGATACGGAGTACGCGCGCTCGATCCTTGCGCGTCCGACGACGGTCGAGATCCTGCTGACGAGCCTCGGTCTCGTCGCCGCCGTCACCGGTGCCTCGATCCTCCTCGGCGTTCCGCTTGCCTTCCTGACGGTGCGGACCGACCTGCCCTTCCGCCGGTTTTGGACCATCGCGGTGGCGTTACCGCTGGTGATCCCGAGCTATCTCGGCGCCTTCACGTTCGTCATGGCGTTCGGGCCCAGCGGGGAGTTCGCCGACGCGCTCGCACCGCTCGGGATCGAGTCGATCCCTTCGATCTACGGGTTCTGGGGAACGACACTCGTCCTCACGCTGTATACGTATCCGTACGTGTTCATCACGACGCGGGCGTCGCTGCTATCCTTCGACCAGGGGCTCGTCGAGGCCGCCCGAACCCTCGGGACGTCGCGGTGGGAGGCGTTCAGGCGGGTAACGCTCCCACAGCTGCTCCCGGGGGTCACGTCGGGGGCGCTTCTGGTCGCACTCTACGCCCTCTCGGACTTCGGGACGCCGTCGCTGATGCGCCTCGACGTGTTCACGCGCGTCATCTACGTCGAGTACAACGCGTTCGGGCGTGAAACCGCGGCGTTGCTCTCCCTCCAGTTGCTCGCGATCACGGCGGTGATCCTCGCGATCGACTCGCGGATCGGCGACTCGACGCAAGGGGCGTACGTCGGGACCAGTCCGAACGAGAAGAGCGATACGATGGTCCCCCTCGGGAGGTGGAAAGCGCCCGCGCTCGGATTCTGCTCGCTTGTCGTCTGTCTGAGTCTCGTCCTCCCGATCGGAATCCTGCTCCAGTGGCTGGTCCGCACTCCCGAGGGCGCCACGCGGATCGCCTCAGGGTTCCGGATGGGCTTTGCGATCAACTCGGTGAAGGTATCGTTGGCGGCGGCGCTCGTCTGTGCGGTCGCCGCCGTCCCGATCGCGTATCTCGCCGCACGATACCGCTCCGGGCTCGCGGAGCTGTTCGACCGCGCGACGTATATCGGCTACGCGATGCCGGGGATCGTCCTCGGGCTGGCGCTCGTGTTCTTCGGCGTCTGGTACGAAGCGACCGCGGGCGGGGTCTCCGAGACGCTTCTCGGGAGCAACATCGCACCGGGGCTCTATCAGACGCTTCCGCTGTTGATCTTCGCGTACGTCGTTCGATTCCTCCCGCAGGCCGTCGGCGCGACCCGCTCGTCGGTCCGGCGCGTCGACCGGAGCCTCACCGAGGCCGCACGAACGCTCGGGCGCTCCCGGTCGGCGGCGTTCCGCCGGATCACGCTGCCGCTGATCGCGCCGGGCGTGATCGGTGGGAGCGCGCTCGTCTTTCTCACGACGATGAAGGAACTCCCCGCGACGCTGTTGCTCCATCCGACGGGATTCGAGACGCTCGTCACGTACATCTGGGGGCTTCGCGAGAGCGGGGACTACGGCGCCGTTGCCGTGCCCGCGCTCGCGCTCATCGTCGTCTCCGCACTCTCGATGGTCGTCATTCTCTCACAGGAGGACTAA
- a CDS encoding extracellular solute-binding protein — MDKRNDGQGAQGPTRLFDGRREFLKRAGSVAGVLAVAGCTSGGGNDGDDGDSSGDGNGSGGGNGSDDEETNESNSTESGPEEKTYTEDELFNIDDWRGDGPLVQDRPSEYTGISMLDLPDLSGELTVYLGGGEGGLYQSLMQRLQSAYEEFSVSIRSGPSAQLANTIIEEATAGSSSADVFWAIDAGSIGIVASNDATVELPERVVSGVPDTFHPTDQWVGIMGRARSIPYNTNEFDAEDVPNDIMAFAEDERFQDAMGWAPTYGAFQSFVTAMRLINGEEETRQWLNGMLDQGIQTYDNELVVANTVASGELSAGFSNHYYSRLVYEERPDAPLDLAFTQGDAGALINCSGTEIIQGTDEEELAADFIHHLLSIEAQEFLGTRGYEYPLLPGVPPIGDLPTIDELNPPDLNLAELSDIEPTLQLLREVGAL, encoded by the coding sequence ATGGACAAGCGAAACGACGGACAAGGGGCCCAAGGGCCGACGCGGTTGTTCGATGGTCGCCGCGAGTTCTTGAAGCGGGCGGGTTCGGTAGCCGGGGTACTCGCCGTGGCGGGATGTACGAGCGGTGGCGGGAACGATGGGGACGACGGGGACAGTAGCGGCGACGGCAACGGAAGCGGTGGCGGGAACGGGAGCGATGACGAGGAGACAAACGAGTCGAACTCGACGGAGTCGGGCCCGGAAGAAAAGACGTACACGGAGGACGAACTCTTCAACATCGACGATTGGCGTGGAGACGGGCCGCTCGTTCAGGACCGCCCCAGCGAGTACACGGGCATCTCGATGCTGGATCTGCCCGATCTCAGCGGCGAGCTGACCGTCTATCTCGGTGGGGGCGAGGGGGGACTGTATCAGAGCCTCATGCAGCGGCTCCAGTCCGCCTACGAGGAGTTTTCGGTCTCCATCCGTTCCGGGCCGTCGGCACAGCTGGCCAATACGATCATCGAGGAGGCGACTGCTGGGTCGAGTTCGGCGGACGTCTTCTGGGCGATCGACGCGGGCTCGATCGGCATCGTCGCCTCCAACGACGCGACCGTCGAACTCCCCGAGCGGGTCGTCTCGGGGGTCCCGGACACGTTCCACCCGACCGACCAGTGGGTCGGGATCATGGGACGTGCGCGGAGCATCCCCTACAACACGAACGAGTTCGACGCCGAGGACGTTCCGAACGACATTATGGCGTTCGCCGAGGACGAGCGGTTCCAGGACGCGATGGGGTGGGCGCCCACATACGGGGCGTTCCAGTCGTTCGTCACGGCGATGCGGCTCATCAACGGCGAAGAGGAGACGCGACAGTGGCTGAATGGAATGCTAGACCAGGGGATCCAGACCTACGACAACGAGCTGGTCGTCGCGAACACGGTCGCGAGCGGCGAACTCAGTGCGGGCTTTTCGAACCACTACTACTCGCGACTGGTGTACGAGGAGCGTCCGGACGCCCCCCTGGACCTCGCCTTTACCCAGGGCGACGCCGGCGCACTCATCAACTGTTCGGGGACGGAGATCATCCAGGGAACCGACGAGGAGGAACTCGCGGCGGACTTCATCCATCACCTGCTCAGCATCGAGGCCCAGGAGTTCCTCGGGACGCGGGGCTACGAGTACCCGCTCCTTCCGGGGGTCCCGCCGATCGGCGATCTGCCGACGATCGACGAACTGAACCCGCCGGACCTCAATCTCGCGGAGCTTTCGGACATCGAGCCGACCCTCCAGCTGCTCCGTGAGGTCGGCGCGCTGTAG
- a CDS encoding ABC transporter ATP-binding protein: protein MTSNTHDERVLDPAEPTTTSAETNPGPEGRTVLELDGVVRSYVSETAVEDLSLTVGDGEILTLLGPSGCGKTTTLRLVGGLERPDAGSITLREEVIADPEGDTFVPAEERGIGLVFQDFALFPHMTAAENVGFGLTDRSEEAKRERIDELLALVDLADHGEDYPGELSGGQKQRIALARSLAPEPDVLLLDEPLSNLDVSLRVSMREEIRRIIDETGVTAIWVTHDQEEALSVADRVGIMNDGRLQQTGRPEEVFERPASRFVASFLGRAGFLSGRVDGSALATDLGRIDLDRITDMDPSRETAVDVLVRPDDLRATPTEGTAHGRITRRQYQGPSFVYRVETTGGDTIHCLHNHVESFEVGQPVSVDLVAGHALPWYPTE, encoded by the coding sequence ATGACAAGTAACACCCACGACGAACGCGTCCTCGACCCGGCCGAACCGACCACCACGTCCGCCGAAACGAACCCCGGTCCGGAGGGGCGAACCGTTCTCGAACTGGACGGGGTCGTCCGCTCGTACGTCTCCGAGACCGCAGTCGAAGACCTCTCGCTGACGGTCGGCGACGGTGAGATCCTCACGCTTCTCGGCCCCTCGGGCTGTGGGAAGACGACGACTCTGCGGTTGGTCGGCGGTCTCGAACGGCCCGACGCCGGCAGCATCACACTGCGCGAAGAGGTCATCGCCGACCCCGAGGGCGACACCTTCGTTCCCGCTGAGGAGCGCGGTATCGGACTCGTGTTTCAGGACTTCGCCCTGTTTCCCCACATGACCGCCGCCGAGAACGTCGGGTTCGGACTGACCGATCGCAGCGAGGAGGCGAAACGGGAACGCATCGACGAGTTGCTCGCCCTCGTCGACCTGGCGGACCACGGTGAGGACTATCCCGGTGAGCTCTCGGGAGGCCAGAAGCAGCGCATCGCGCTCGCGCGCTCGCTCGCGCCCGAACCCGACGTCCTCCTCTTGGACGAGCCCCTCTCCAATCTCGACGTGAGCCTCCGGGTCTCGATGCGCGAGGAGATCCGGCGGATCATCGACGAAACGGGCGTCACGGCCATCTGGGTCACCCACGATCAGGAGGAAGCGCTGTCGGTCGCCGACCGCGTCGGCATCATGAACGACGGGCGACTCCAGCAGACCGGTCGCCCCGAGGAAGTCTTCGAGCGTCCAGCATCGCGGTTCGTCGCGTCGTTTCTCGGACGGGCCGGGTTCCTCTCGGGTAGGGTCGATGGAAGCGCTCTCGCGACCGATCTCGGCCGGATCGACCTCGACCGGATCACGGACATGGATCCGTCCCGGGAGACGGCCGTCGACGTCCTCGTTCGCCCCGATGACTTGCGGGCGACGCCGACTGAGGGGACTGCTCACGGACGGATCACTCGCCGGCAGTATCAGGGTCCGTCGTTCGTGTACCGGGTCGAGACGACCGGCGGCGATACGATCCACTGCCTTCACAACCATGTCGAGAGCTTCGAGGTCGGCCAACCGGTGTCCGTCGACCTCGTCGCCGGTCACGCACTGCCGTGGTATCCGACGGAGTGA
- a CDS encoding lysine N(6)-hydroxylase/L-ornithine N(5)-oxygenase family protein produces MTDAEYDLVGVGIGPFNLGLAALLDEAPVDLDARFLEQNPEFNWHEDTLIAGTTLEVPFLADLVTMVDPTNRYSYLNYLHEVNRLYDFYFYEEFFIPRREYNAYCRWVADSLETLQFDRRVTDITERAGVFEVTTVHPGTGNQESYTAENVVVGIGTSPHVPEQFEDSLGGDVFHSASYLSHRERCLDAGSVTVVGSGQSAAEVFRDLLERQPDNAYSLDWITRSPGFYQMIDGKLGHMVYTPEYTDYFYDLPQDTKDELLGEQDLVYKGIDKGTSAKIYDLLYEQSIGATELDVGLLAATEVMAIGGVDSEPDTYQLLCEQYEEEERFVHTSDIVVLATGYCRDDPPFLAPLEDDIRRDELGRLSVTGDYRLRTDLDGRIFVQNAEMHTHGVNTPDLGLGPHRNAVILNRLAGTDVYDTSPAETFQSFTVSEFIAERGGRRLTESPPEAGRSN; encoded by the coding sequence ATGACCGACGCGGAATACGACCTCGTGGGCGTCGGGATCGGCCCATTCAACCTCGGATTGGCGGCGCTCTTGGATGAAGCCCCGGTCGACCTCGACGCTCGATTCCTCGAGCAGAACCCGGAGTTCAACTGGCACGAGGACACGCTGATAGCCGGTACGACCCTCGAAGTTCCGTTCCTGGCGGATCTGGTCACGATGGTCGATCCGACGAACCGGTACAGTTACCTCAACTACCTCCACGAGGTGAACCGTCTCTATGACTTTTATTTCTACGAGGAGTTCTTCATTCCCCGCCGGGAGTACAACGCGTACTGCCGATGGGTGGCCGATTCGCTCGAAACGCTTCAGTTTGACCGCCGCGTCACCGACATCACCGAGCGAGCGGGCGTCTTCGAAGTCACGACCGTCCATCCGGGAACAGGAAATCAGGAGTCCTACACCGCGGAGAACGTGGTCGTCGGCATTGGGACCAGCCCACACGTCCCCGAACAGTTCGAGGACTCTCTTGGGGGGGACGTCTTTCACTCCGCTTCGTATCTGAGCCACCGTGAGCGCTGTCTGGACGCCGGTTCGGTCACCGTCGTCGGCTCCGGTCAGAGCGCGGCCGAGGTGTTTCGCGACCTCCTCGAACGCCAACCGGACAACGCCTACAGCCTCGACTGGATCACCCGCTCGCCGGGGTTCTACCAGATGATCGACGGCAAACTCGGGCACATGGTATACACCCCCGAGTACACCGACTACTTCTATGACCTGCCACAGGACACGAAAGACGAACTGCTCGGCGAGCAGGACCTCGTCTACAAGGGCATCGACAAGGGGACCAGCGCGAAGATATACGACCTCCTCTACGAGCAATCGATCGGAGCCACGGAGCTCGACGTGGGGCTACTGGCCGCGACGGAGGTGATGGCCATCGGCGGGGTCGACTCCGAACCGGACACCTATCAGTTGCTCTGTGAGCAGTACGAAGAGGAGGAACGATTCGTCCATACGAGCGACATTGTCGTTCTGGCGACCGGGTATTGTCGCGACGATCCGCCGTTTCTCGCGCCGTTAGAGGACGACATCCGGCGCGACGAGTTGGGTCGCCTCTCGGTCACCGGCGACTACCGGCTCCGGACCGATTTGGACGGCCGTATCTTCGTTCAGAACGCGGAGATGCACACACACGGCGTCAACACACCGGACCTGGGTCTGGGACCACACCGGAACGCCGTGATACTCAATCGACTCGCCGGCACCGACGTGTACGACACGAGCCCCGCGGAGACGTTCCAGAGCTTCACGGTCAGCGAGTTCATCGCCGAACGCGGCGGCCGACGACTGACCGAGTCACCGCCCGAAGCGGGGAGATCCAACTAA